ATCTATTATTAGTTTCTTGCCATTTCCTTCTAATTCTATATCGGTTTTCATTATTGGAAGTAGGTTGTCTCTTGGAGGTTCATCTAATTGCCAGTTGATCCAAGAAGACGATGTCTTTATATCCTTTAATTCATACTTATAAAAGTTCAATATAAACTTTTCATACAATTTTGCCATAGCTCTATCCCTGATAAAAGCAGGAAATTTGCTACTACCTTTTTCTCCCTTAACTATAAGACCAGTATTAATAAGTTCACATACATTAACTATTAGTCGATATTTTTTATTATTTCTATTATAAGCTATACGATTCCAATGAATATTATTCAAATCTATACTATCTACATTTGTAAAATTCCTCAGTAACATTTTAAATTGTTCTCTATACTTTTTATCTACTTCTGGACAAATTAGAAGAATTTCCATTGTAGATTTAATTATTTGATTCATAGTTATATTTTCTGAAAACTTATCATAATCACATACTATTTGCTTTCTTATTAATGTTTGCTTTTTAAGGGTATTATTTAAATTTATTTTGCCTCTAACAAGAGGCAACCTTTCGCTGTAACCTACATATCCCCTTGCAATTCCACTTTTTATAAGTTTAGTGACTTCTTGTATTAAAATAAAAGAAAGGAGATTATATATATTATCAAAAGCCTCCGTATCTAAAAGGACTTCATCCTCTTGTTTAAGGGTATTTTCCCAAGCATAACAAAGCATATAATAAATATTTCTTATAGGAATCATATTACCACTCCAATAGCTCTGTCTTCCACTCTATTACCTTGTCAAAATCATCAAACCAGTATTCAGATAATAGTGGTATTATCTCATATTTAATGATATTATTGTAGTCCTCTTCTGTTATAGTTTCCTTATCAATACAAAAATAACTATGTCCAATACGAAAACCTCTACCTAGGGATATATCATTTTCAATAGCTTTATTTAGCCTATTCATTTTATCTATTATTATATTGGATAAATCTCCACTTTTATTTTCTAAATATCCTTTAAAATTCAAATTATCGAAAGCAGGTTCCATATCTACAAAGCAAAATCTCCTTCTCAATGCATAGTCAATCATTGCAAGGCTTCTATCTGCTGTATTCATAGTCCCTATAATATATATATTTTCAGGAATATAAAATTTATTTTCTGAATATGTTAAGGGAATGGCATAATCACTTCCCCTTTTATCTGATTCAATTAACATCATAAGCTCTCCAAATATTTTGCTTATATTTCCCCTATTTATTTCATCTATGATAAAGTAATAGCTTCTGTGGGGATCGTTTAATGCACGCTTACAAAATTGATAAAATATTCCATATTTCAATTTAAAACCTTCTTCAACTGGTCTGTAACCCATGATAAAGTCTTCATAGGTATAGTTTTGATGGAATTGTACCATTTCTATTCTTGAATCATCCTTTTCGCCCATAATAGAATAAGCTATTCTCTTTGCAACAAAGGTTTTGCCAACTCCCGGAGGTCCTTGGAGGATAATATTCTTTTTATATTTTAATAGATTAATTATATTTTCATATTGCTCTTCTTCTATGAATACCTCTTCTAAAAAATCTTCCTTTGTATAAGTTTCATTGGTTTTAGCTCCTATAGTAGGGTTTTGTTCCCTAATAATATCCATTATTATTTCATATTCTTCTTCTGTTAATTTAAAAAGACTCCCTTGGGGATTTTGAAAAAACTCCATATTCTTAAGTTCTTCTATGGAATTTAGGTAGCTATATTCTAATGGTTCTATCAAATTTTCATCTTTTTCAATCCAGATTCTTTCTCCATCATATTCCCCAGAGATATGTCCAATCGCAACTATTGCTTTTACTGGTGTGGACTCGTAACCTATTACAATATCACCCTTTTTTACATCTTCAAAATTTTTATATATTCTTCTCTTATTTCCCCTTTCATTTCTAGATGTATAGCTAATGGATTCTCCTAATTCAATATCGTTAAAACTCCATATTTTAGGATTTGCATTAAGCCACCAATAATTAATATTGTTAACCATATTTTTTGTTTCCTTTTTCATTTCATAAGGTTTTTCTTCTTCTTTTATTTCAGCATACTTTTCTTCTTCCAATTTCCCCACTTCCCAAAACTTCATATCTAATGCCCTATAATTTTTAAATTTACACTTTTCATCACGAAACTTCTTAATTTTTCTAGAATTTTCAATATAGGTTGTAAGTTGATTGGGTCTATTGAAAATTACATCTTCACTTTCTAGTAAAACAGCTGCTTCTATCATAGCATTATTTATTATTGGAAAAACATTTGGTTTTAGGCAATGAAGTACTATAGATGCAGAGGCTGCTTGCATACCCTTTATTCCATTCTTCAATGTTTCCTCGGCTATATTAAAAATCTCTTCATCATCGTCTAGATCTTTTATCCTAATACATAAAGATATAAATTTTTGGGCATTTTGTTTATCAGATTTCCCATTAAAAGTATAAAAGCCAGTTCCAAACATACCAACTGACCAAGTATGTTTATCGCTATTTTCATATAAATGATCCTTGGCTTTTTCTACAACATTATTAAAAATTGATTTCAACCTAATTTTCTCTTCTATAGGCAAATTACTCTCTTCTATTTTTTTTAATCTAAATTCTACTCCACCTTTCCAGGTTCCTACAGCCATAAAATAAAGCATATCTAAATCAGGAATATCTATTCTATGTAAATCAGTATTTGAAAGGGATTCAACCGTTTCCCTTACTAATTCATAGGAACCATCATGTTCATCTGGTATCACATCATCCATGGTCATAATATCCTGAAGTATTTTATAGGATAAATCCCTATTCATATAATCACTCCCTTTTCTTTCTTATATATCTTCTCCTGATTTATAAATATCTTCACTATCTTTTAAAGTTCAGAAATATCTTCTAGGAAATTTTTTAGCATAAAAACCTCCTCGTAATATAATATTACAAAAGAGGTCTAGACTTGTCAATACAGTTTGTAATATTGTTGTTTTTTATTACTCCACGAAAATTTTGTATTTCTAAACTAGATGTTTTTATAGCACAAATACCAATCTACACAATAATAGTCTTCTTCTCCACTTACTCTTCTCAGCAATTCCTCACATGTTTGAGGTACAGGCACTACTACTGGATTACGTTGTACTTGTAATAATACCTGCTACAGTCATACTATACATATTGGCTATACTCATATTCTTGCCTAAATGAGTACTAACCACATTGTTTACTGTTGAATATCTGTTGATAATTATCAGCATCAACCAATACATAGATTTTAATAAGCCAAAAAATAAACTCTAATAAAAAAGGGATGGTTAATCCACCCCTTTACAAATGATTAATCTATTGGTGCTAATTTAGCTGTAAAATGACGAAGTATTTCTGGTTCCCAAACTATCTTATAACCTTTAATTGAATCCGCTCTTTCTTTTATGGAAATTAAAGCTTCTGCTATAACATCTAAATGAGATTGGGTATATACTCTTCTAGGTATGGCAAGTCTTGTAAATTCAAATTCCGACTCAATTTGTTCCCCTGTATCAGGATCATTTCCTATCATGAAAGAACCTATATCACAAGCTCTAATTCCTGCTTCCTTATATAGCTCTACTGCTAATGCTTGACCTGGAAACTCATAATAAGGTATATGTGGTAGTAGTTTTTTAGCATCTACAAATACTGCATGCCCTCCCACTGGAGATTGATAAGGTATACCTGCTTCATCTAACCTAGCTGCCAAGTACTCCATTTGTCCTATTCTATATTTTAAATAATTATAATCTATTCCTTCTTCCAATCCTATAGCCAATGCTTCTAAATCTCTACCTGCTAATCCTCCATAGGAAATAAAACCTTCCAAAGGTATTGTTCTTGCCTTGATTTCTTCAAATAGTCCTTCATCCTCCTTAACACCTATTAAGCCACCCATATTTACTATAGCATCCTTTTTAGAACTCATTGTAAATACATCGCCATAGCTAAAAGTTTCAAGGGCTATGTCTCTAATAGATTTATCTTTATAACCTTTTTCTCTTGTCTTTATAAAATATGAGTTTTCTGCAAACCTAGCAGCATCAATTAATAAAGGTATGTTGTACTCTTTTGCAATTTTTGAAGTTTCCCTAAGATTTGCCATAGATACAGGTTGTCCACCTGCACTATTATTGGTAATAGTCATTATAATTAATCCAATATTTTCTGCTCCGTACTTTTCTATTAATTTTTTCAGCCTATCTGTATCCATATTCCCTTTGAATGGATAATAAGTTTCTGTATCTAGTGCCTCTGGAACTACACAATCTATAGCTCTTGCCCCTGCTAATTCTACATGAGCTCTAGTAGTGTCAAAATGCATATTAGAAATAGCATATTTCCCAGGTCCTAAAAAAATAGGTAATACTACTTTTTCTGCTGCTCTACCTTGATGGACAGGTTGTATATATTTATATCCAAATATATCTTGAGCAGTACTTACCAATCTCTTATAATTCCTTGAGCCAGAATAAGCTTCATCCCCTACCATCATCCCTGCCCATTGAGCTGTACTCATAGCACCTGTACCACTATCACTTAATAAATCAATATAAACATCTTCTGAATCCAGAGAAAACAAATTATAATTTGCTTCCTCAATTTTTTTTAACCTTTCCTCTGCATTTAAAATTTTTATTGGTTCCACCACTTTGATTTTAAATGGCTCTGCATAATACTTAGGATTCATACACTCTCCGTTATTAAAAACTAAATTTAAATTCTAATAAATATTATATAATATTAGAATTTTTTTAAAAATTAGCTTTTAATAACGGCTTTCACCACCTTTCATTTTTATTTAATATTTATTTAATATTTATTTAAATTTTAATAAATCAAATTGGACAATAGTTTGAGAAGTAATCTTACCTATATGTTAACTATATCAAATTTTTTAATTTTTTAATATACCCTTTACCCTTTTGTTTCAATAAACTATATATTTATGTGTTTTAAGTAAATTAAAAATTTAATAATTATCTATACAAAATTATGATTTATGTTAAATAAATAATGGGTATATGTATAATATAATGCTATATATTTTAAAATAAGAACAGGAGGTATATCATGAATGATTTTTTTAAAAAAACTAAACTAAATTTTATATTAATGGCGATATTGTATATTTTATTTGGTTTAATGTTTTTAATTCAACCTGATGTCACTAACAAAATAATAGTAATAATATTGGGGTTGATAATTGCTCTATACGGTATTTTTAAGATAATTGCTCATGTCCAATCAGATATTTCTCAAAGATTTCAAAGTTTTAATTTAGGAATAGGTATTATTGCTCTATTAATTGGATTATTCTTCTTAATAAAACCAGGAACAATAGTCTCTATCTTTGGAGCTATATTAGGTCTTTTCCTGTTCTTTCATGGAGCAATTAATTTCCAACATGCTTTCAATTTAAAGGATATAGGATATAAAAAATGGTGGTTATCCGCAATATTTGGACTTATAGCTATTTGCTTTGGATTCTATGGAATACTAAATCCTAGAGCTATATCTC
This portion of the Keratinibaculum paraultunense genome encodes:
- the mcrC gene encoding 5-methylcytosine-specific restriction endonuclease system specificity protein McrC, whose translation is MIPIRNIYYMLCYAWENTLKQEDEVLLDTEAFDNIYNLLSFILIQEVTKLIKSGIARGYVGYSERLPLVRGKINLNNTLKKQTLIRKQIVCDYDKFSENITMNQIIKSTMEILLICPEVDKKYREQFKMLLRNFTNVDSIDLNNIHWNRIAYNRNNKKYRLIVNVCELINTGLIVKGEKGSSKFPAFIRDRAMAKLYEKFILNFYKYELKDIKTSSSWINWQLDEPPRDNLLPIMKTDIELEGNGKKLIIDTKYYANALSKSNFSETKTLISSNLYQIFAYVKNTEYEGEVSGMLLYPTVNYDLDSKYKMSGNNIYVKTVNLGEDFDKIKSRLLSIGYILYDTENNIV
- a CDS encoding AAA family ATPase, with the translated sequence MNRDLSYKILQDIMTMDDVIPDEHDGSYELVRETVESLSNTDLHRIDIPDLDMLYFMAVGTWKGGVEFRLKKIEESNLPIEEKIRLKSIFNNVVEKAKDHLYENSDKHTWSVGMFGTGFYTFNGKSDKQNAQKFISLCIRIKDLDDDEEIFNIAEETLKNGIKGMQAASASIVLHCLKPNVFPIINNAMIEAAVLLESEDVIFNRPNQLTTYIENSRKIKKFRDEKCKFKNYRALDMKFWEVGKLEEEKYAEIKEEEKPYEMKKETKNMVNNINYWWLNANPKIWSFNDIELGESISYTSRNERGNKRRIYKNFEDVKKGDIVIGYESTPVKAIVAIGHISGEYDGERIWIEKDENLIEPLEYSYLNSIEELKNMEFFQNPQGSLFKLTEEEYEIIMDIIREQNPTIGAKTNETYTKEDFLEEVFIEEEQYENIINLLKYKKNIILQGPPGVGKTFVAKRIAYSIMGEKDDSRIEMVQFHQNYTYEDFIMGYRPVEEGFKLKYGIFYQFCKRALNDPHRSYYFIIDEINRGNISKIFGELMMLIESDKRGSDYAIPLTYSENKFYIPENIYIIGTMNTADRSLAMIDYALRRRFCFVDMEPAFDNLNFKGYLENKSGDLSNIIIDKMNRLNKAIENDISLGRGFRIGHSYFCIDKETITEEDYNNIIKYEIIPLLSEYWFDDFDKVIEWKTELLEW
- a CDS encoding tryptophanase, which produces MNPKYYAEPFKIKVVEPIKILNAEERLKKIEEANYNLFSLDSEDVYIDLLSDSGTGAMSTAQWAGMMVGDEAYSGSRNYKRLVSTAQDIFGYKYIQPVHQGRAAEKVVLPIFLGPGKYAISNMHFDTTRAHVELAGARAIDCVVPEALDTETYYPFKGNMDTDRLKKLIEKYGAENIGLIIMTITNNSAGGQPVSMANLRETSKIAKEYNIPLLIDAARFAENSYFIKTREKGYKDKSIRDIALETFSYGDVFTMSSKKDAIVNMGGLIGVKEDEGLFEEIKARTIPLEGFISYGGLAGRDLEALAIGLEEGIDYNYLKYRIGQMEYLAARLDEAGIPYQSPVGGHAVFVDAKKLLPHIPYYEFPGQALAVELYKEAGIRACDIGSFMIGNDPDTGEQIESEFEFTRLAIPRRVYTQSHLDVIAEALISIKERADSIKGYKIVWEPEILRHFTAKLAPID
- a CDS encoding HdeD family acid-resistance protein — encoded protein: MNDFFKKTKLNFILMAILYILFGLMFLIQPDVTNKIIVIILGLIIALYGIFKIIAHVQSDISQRFQSFNLGIGIIALLIGLFFLIKPGTIVSIFGAILGLFLFFHGAINFQHAFNLKDIGYKKWWLSAIFGLIAICFGFYGILNPRAISPAFSIIIGLGLIISGISDIFMIYKISSFFK